A window of the Butyricimonas faecalis genome harbors these coding sequences:
- a CDS encoding peroxiredoxin family protein: MKCFLTILLFALVSCATPSSSEDSIKISIDVHELPSIGLAISTTDYDIQLVNFDSNKHGEYVIHNMDAAYITLHNGFSERKRIYAKQGDHIHLTFDGKSMKESLEITGDHPRITEYLSRQKTTPYNRNIYSLQFPEFESVLKEKIIENSRLLDSCENTLKNESEKFIKLERARIKYSFAPALLNYPKVHGGEDLEKIRDDYYTTIKNWIEEDKDYLNLNEYRTFVALACATLASQEGKNTTTYYEKILEQMYYLDQNFKQEDVKQGFISLWANEYVQNNGIKQIDELNKFTQEKLTDNKLLSRYEQIYDSWARIAPGNKAIDFHAQDSTGKEFSLKDFKNQYVCLYIWQNVYPCMVEFSHLKKLIPLLEEKNIQWINLSIEPKPDEWKKAIRNQDIQIGKHFFLKNEKEFLKNYHYNSETMYQFILITPDGKIVESHLPKASSGKLEKYLTEQI, translated from the coding sequence ATGAAATGCTTCTTAACGATTTTGTTATTCGCACTAGTTTCTTGTGCTACCCCATCTTCTTCAGAAGACAGTATAAAGATTTCCATTGATGTTCATGAATTACCGTCGATCGGCCTGGCAATATCAACAACGGACTATGATATTCAACTCGTTAATTTCGACTCGAATAAACATGGCGAATATGTCATACATAATATGGATGCAGCGTATATAACCCTACACAATGGATTTAGTGAACGCAAACGGATTTATGCGAAACAAGGAGACCATATCCATCTTACATTTGACGGGAAAAGTATGAAAGAATCTTTAGAAATTACCGGAGATCACCCGAGAATCACCGAATACCTGTCCCGCCAAAAAACAACACCTTACAATCGCAACATTTATTCCCTGCAATTCCCCGAATTCGAATCCGTCTTAAAAGAGAAAATAATAGAGAATAGTCGCCTATTGGACAGCTGCGAAAACACATTGAAAAATGAAAGTGAGAAATTTATAAAACTCGAACGTGCCCGCATAAAGTATTCATTCGCCCCGGCTCTTCTAAATTATCCAAAAGTCCATGGTGGGGAAGACTTAGAAAAAATCAGAGATGATTATTACACAACCATTAAAAACTGGATTGAAGAGGACAAAGATTACCTGAATTTAAATGAATACAGGACATTTGTCGCACTAGCTTGTGCTACCCTTGCCTCTCAAGAGGGAAAAAATACGACAACATACTACGAAAAAATCTTGGAACAAATGTATTACCTTGACCAAAACTTCAAACAAGAAGACGTGAAACAAGGATTTATCTCCCTTTGGGCAAATGAATACGTGCAGAATAATGGAATAAAACAAATCGATGAACTAAATAAATTCACGCAGGAAAAACTTACCGACAATAAACTCTTATCTCGTTACGAACAAATTTATGACAGTTGGGCCAGAATTGCCCCGGGCAACAAAGCGATAGATTTCCATGCCCAAGATTCCACGGGTAAAGAATTCTCGTTAAAGGACTTCAAAAACCAATACGTTTGCCTCTATATTTGGCAAAACGTCTATCCCTGTATGGTTGAATTTTCTCACCTGAAAAAATTAATCCCCCTATTGGAAGAAAAAAACATTCAATGGATAAATTTATCCATTGAACCAAAACCTGACGAATGGAAAAAAGCGATCAGGAACCAAGATATTCAAATAGGGAAACACTTTTTCTTGAAGAATGAAAAAGAATTCTTGAAAAATTATCATTACAACTCCGAAACTATGTATCAATTTATACTAATTACCCCAGACGGGAAAATCGTGGAATCACATCTTCCTAAAGCATCTTCCGGAAAACTGGAAAAGTATCTGACAGAACAGATTTAG
- a CDS encoding aspartate-semialdehyde dehydrogenase, with protein MKVAVVGATGLVGRKMLQVLEERNFPVTELMPVASERSVGKEISFKGKNYKVMGMRDAISMKPQLAIFSAGGDTSLEWAPQFAAVGTTVVDNSSAWRMDPTKKLVIPEINAHVLTKEDKIIANPNCSTIQMLVALAPLHKRYGIKRVVVSTYQSVTGSGLKGINQLEGEREGREVKKAYAHQIDRNCLPHCDSFTDNGYTKEEMKLVNETCKILGDDTIKVTATAVRVPVMGGHSESVNIEFKQDYDLNELRELLAHSEGIVVQDDPARNLYPMAITANEKDEVFVGRIRRDFSQPNSLNLWVVSDNLRKGAATNAVQIAEYLYKHQLL; from the coding sequence ATGAAAGTAGCAGTAGTAGGAGCAACAGGATTAGTTGGAAGAAAAATGTTGCAGGTTCTGGAAGAAAGAAACTTCCCGGTAACAGAGTTAATGCCGGTAGCCAGCGAGCGTTCGGTAGGTAAAGAAATATCCTTCAAAGGAAAAAACTACAAAGTCATGGGTATGCGGGACGCAATCAGTATGAAGCCTCAACTTGCTATTTTCTCTGCCGGAGGAGACACTTCACTGGAATGGGCACCACAATTCGCCGCAGTCGGTACCACCGTGGTAGACAATTCGTCAGCTTGGCGAATGGACCCGACCAAGAAACTGGTAATCCCCGAGATCAATGCGCATGTATTAACTAAAGAAGACAAGATCATTGCCAACCCGAACTGTTCTACTATACAGATGCTGGTAGCCTTGGCTCCCCTCCACAAGAGATACGGAATTAAACGGGTGGTTGTGTCCACGTACCAATCCGTGACCGGAAGCGGGCTGAAAGGGATCAATCAGCTTGAAGGCGAACGGGAAGGTCGAGAAGTGAAAAAAGCATACGCCCATCAGATTGACCGGAATTGCCTGCCCCACTGTGATTCATTCACCGACAACGGGTACACGAAAGAAGAAATGAAACTGGTTAACGAAACATGCAAAATATTAGGCGACGACACGATAAAAGTAACCGCCACTGCCGTACGGGTTCCCGTCATGGGCGGCCATTCCGAGAGTGTAAACATCGAATTCAAGCAAGACTATGACCTAAACGAACTTCGGGAGCTTTTAGCTCACTCGGAAGGCATTGTCGTACAAGACGATCCTGCCCGGAATCTCTACCCGATGGCCATCACCGCAAACGAGAAAGACGAGGTTTTCGTGGGCCGTATCCGTCGGGATTTCTCACAACCCAACAGCCTTAACTTGTGGGTTGTTTCCGACAACCTGCGCAAGGGAGCTGCCACAAATGCCGTACAAATTGCGGAATATTTATACAAACATCAATTATTATAA
- a CDS encoding lipid A phosphoethanolamine transferase, with protein MDSVKVSAHSTSVLTKLSRGIVNFVKKPKLLFWLFIALNLVPNFCLLFTEPLSGLGKLILILVPLSIYMILFSLFKRAGIMQLILIPVLVLHAFQLVLFYLFGESVIAVDMFLNLPTTNASEAGELLGNIWPSIIIVCVLYIPVIVLASIAVHHKVKRTAVFRKQMITWGIIFFIVGSGLVAFEKHRDNSYEVKTDIYPANVMYNLYYACVKWNRSMNYPITSKDFTFEASRDSVHQRREIYVLVIGEAGRAENWNLWGYHRETNPLLKTEDNLVLYKDALTQSNTTHKSVPLILSAADACHYEFLYTHKSIVTAFKEAGFKTIFLSNQTPNRSFTDYFAEEADIHVNVRPQADGGLITVNKFDGEMLPLLQQYVDSLQENLFVVFHSYGSHFNYKERYPEEFARFQPANATEVEYKNKDQLINAYDNSILYTDYFLHSLIGILKNSGADATMIYSPDHGEDLLDDNRKRFLHASPIPTYYQIHIPFLMWFSDNYIKARPEKFEVARYNSNAPISSNASIFHTLLEMAEINTPYFDASYSLVNPEFVRRPRMYLGDHDQPVNYYEVGLKKEDKEMILKRGMDHSIQ; from the coding sequence ATGGATTCGGTAAAGGTGTCAGCGCATTCTACTTCGGTATTAACGAAGCTTTCTAGGGGGATCGTGAATTTCGTGAAAAAGCCAAAATTATTATTCTGGCTCTTTATCGCATTGAATTTAGTCCCGAACTTTTGTTTGTTGTTCACGGAACCTCTCTCCGGATTAGGCAAACTGATCCTAATTTTAGTACCGTTAAGCATATACATGATTCTCTTTTCCCTATTCAAGAGGGCAGGAATCATGCAATTGATACTTATCCCAGTACTTGTTCTACATGCTTTTCAACTTGTATTGTTCTATCTTTTCGGGGAATCGGTGATCGCTGTCGATATGTTCTTGAACCTGCCAACCACGAACGCTTCCGAGGCTGGAGAGCTATTGGGAAACATATGGCCCTCCATCATTATCGTGTGCGTTCTGTATATTCCGGTCATTGTGCTGGCTTCCATTGCCGTACATCACAAGGTAAAACGCACGGCAGTATTCCGAAAACAGATGATCACATGGGGTATTATTTTCTTCATTGTCGGCTCCGGGCTTGTTGCTTTTGAAAAACACAGGGACAATTCCTACGAGGTAAAAACAGATATATACCCGGCAAACGTGATGTACAATTTATATTATGCCTGCGTGAAATGGAACCGTAGCATGAACTATCCGATTACTTCCAAGGATTTCACGTTCGAAGCTTCCAGAGACTCCGTTCACCAACGTCGGGAGATCTACGTACTGGTCATCGGAGAAGCCGGAAGAGCCGAAAATTGGAACCTGTGGGGATATCACAGGGAAACCAATCCGTTGTTAAAGACAGAAGACAATTTGGTATTATACAAGGATGCCCTGACGCAATCCAATACCACGCACAAGAGTGTACCCCTTATTCTATCTGCCGCCGATGCATGTCACTACGAATTCTTGTACACGCATAAAAGTATCGTGACGGCATTCAAGGAAGCCGGATTTAAAACTATATTCCTGTCGAATCAAACTCCCAACCGGTCATTCACCGATTACTTTGCCGAAGAAGCAGATATTCATGTCAACGTGCGTCCACAGGCTGACGGGGGACTGATCACGGTCAACAAATTTGACGGAGAAATGCTTCCCCTGCTGCAACAATACGTGGATTCATTGCAAGAAAATCTCTTTGTCGTATTCCATTCCTATGGCTCGCATTTTAATTATAAAGAACGTTACCCGGAAGAGTTTGCCCGGTTCCAACCGGCAAATGCCACGGAAGTCGAGTATAAGAACAAAGACCAACTGATTAATGCTTATGACAATAGTATTTTGTACACGGATTATTTCCTGCACAGCCTCATCGGGATATTAAAGAACTCGGGGGCTGATGCTACCATGATCTACTCGCCCGACCACGGGGAAGATTTGTTGGATGACAACCGGAAGAGATTCTTGCACGCCTCGCCCATCCCGACCTACTATCAAATACATATTCCATTCTTGATGTGGTTTTCGGATAATTATATCAAGGCTCGACCAGAGAAGTTCGAAGTGGCCCGTTATAACAGTAACGCCCCGATTTCATCAAATGCCTCTATTTTCCATACCCTGTTGGAAATGGCAGAAATCAATACGCCTTATTTCGATGCCTCCTATTCATTGGTTAATCCCGAATTTGTCAGAAGACCGCGCATGTACCTGGGTGATCACGATCAACCCGTGAACTACTACGAGGTGGGCTTGAAGAAAGAAGACAAGGAGATGATTCTCAAGAGAGGAATGGATCATTCGATTCAATGA
- a CDS encoding SusC/RagA family TonB-linked outer membrane protein: MKKKKRTAYTFVSFLFLSVSLLCSSTIYAQNSTVNLNYKDASFVEVINEFRKQTGVKFMYNLEKVKNKRCKDLVVKNVPTQQAIDIVLKHFNLAYSMVEGVVVVKEQPEKPQNPRTIKGTVLDENGSALPGVTVLVKGTTIGVSTDVKGNFSITLPGEKDNSLIFSFIGMQTQVIKCTDDKPLKITMKTDASQLEEVTVISTGYSSLPRKDMVGAYTTVKAEDIMMPAYNSIDQMLQGKIPGMVVVNSSSRIGSTPKITIRGTSTIFGNTDPLWVVDGIIQPDPLPIDASSAVTEDMKNLIGNQISWLNPSDIETITVLKDASATAIYGSKASNGVIVITTKKGSAERTSIRYSTHFSFRTRPNYGMFNYMNSKERIQFSKEAYDAGVRYQSDPLPQIYTYEGLMAMYNKRLINENDFMKQMEQLETCNTDWFDILCRNSFSHNHNLSISGGSQKVTYNASFGYSSSHGTQKGDDMTQFTSRLNVNTQFTKSLSITFNLSGSFSDKKGYGPGVNPQSYANQTSRAIPVYDENGKRVFYKRYYEYQLNRSGQLEYGYNILNEMENSYSKNNSKNFNVSINADWSITDWLKYQFVGSIAYSTNNSESFAGEKTSYIERNYRGYAYGTEPSGSARFNAALLPFGGELATNVINNTSYNMQHKVVFSRTINEIHRLNAMAAMEIRSGENKNNTNTVWGYVPERGEILVSPTYPTEITPVGGTVPISWGALDKLYQGGWKNTTITNNYVSFFVTFAYSLKDRYVFNANVRSDASNRFGQDANKQFDPTYSFGISWRMAEEEFVKTYLPWLNQLNLRATYGVQGNVVTSISPDLITQYQGILPGYNEYYLTISSLPNPLLKWERTKTWNLGLDLQLFNGISMSLEYYGRRSNAIINQDIAQEYGMNAMKLNGGRIHNHGLEYSVNITPYQRKDFVWTIGINASKNWNRTQNNDIRTKADKITKSNFLTGSSDRFLKKGYPLSAFWSYSFAGLDPETGYPTFNLIDFEEADPDIDPTTFLVYSGQKDPYFTGGVNTRARYKSFSLGVNFSVLLGAKKRLPNPYQNFSHGKLPDPFYNLSKDLLKRWQKTGDEKHTIYPALYTSVEDLYNIQLPDGTMSNSIYDMWGQSDAMVVNASFLRCTQISLSWNMPKQICSKFGATNCSISANVNNPFVIGSSRFNGFDPELGDSVMPKIFSFGLSVGF, translated from the coding sequence ATGAAAAAAAAGAAAAGAACAGCGTACACTTTTGTTAGTTTTCTATTCTTATCCGTTTCATTATTGTGCAGTAGCACAATATATGCACAAAATAGTACAGTAAACCTGAACTATAAAGATGCTTCTTTTGTGGAGGTCATTAACGAGTTCCGCAAACAGACCGGTGTAAAATTTATGTACAACTTGGAAAAGGTGAAAAACAAAAGATGTAAAGACCTCGTTGTTAAAAACGTCCCTACGCAACAAGCTATTGACATTGTACTGAAACATTTCAACTTAGCCTACTCCATGGTTGAAGGAGTTGTCGTGGTCAAAGAGCAGCCGGAAAAACCACAAAACCCTAGGACCATTAAGGGAACCGTATTGGATGAAAACGGAAGTGCTCTTCCCGGTGTAACGGTACTCGTCAAAGGAACCACCATTGGAGTCTCCACAGATGTAAAGGGAAATTTCAGCATCACGTTACCCGGTGAAAAGGACAACTCCTTGATATTCTCTTTCATCGGGATGCAAACCCAGGTGATAAAATGTACCGATGACAAACCGCTAAAAATTACCATGAAGACCGACGCCTCCCAATTGGAAGAAGTAACTGTTATATCAACCGGATACAGTAGTCTTCCCCGTAAAGACATGGTTGGGGCATACACCACGGTGAAAGCGGAAGACATTATGATGCCGGCGTATAATTCCATCGACCAGATGCTACAAGGGAAAATCCCGGGAATGGTTGTTGTCAACTCATCTTCCCGTATCGGTAGTACTCCTAAAATCACCATTCGGGGAACATCGACAATTTTCGGGAACACAGACCCGTTATGGGTCGTAGACGGTATCATCCAACCGGACCCACTTCCGATAGATGCCAGCTCTGCCGTCACGGAAGATATGAAAAATTTAATCGGAAATCAGATATCATGGCTAAATCCATCCGATATCGAAACCATCACCGTCTTAAAAGATGCCTCGGCCACGGCAATTTACGGTTCAAAAGCCTCTAATGGGGTTATTGTAATTACAACCAAAAAAGGAAGTGCCGAGAGAACAAGTATTCGTTATTCAACCCATTTTTCGTTTAGAACCCGTCCGAATTACGGCATGTTCAATTACATGAATTCGAAAGAACGAATTCAATTTAGTAAAGAAGCTTATGACGCGGGGGTCAGGTACCAATCAGACCCTCTTCCACAAATATATACTTACGAAGGATTGATGGCCATGTACAACAAACGGCTGATCAATGAAAATGACTTCATGAAACAAATGGAACAACTGGAAACGTGCAATACGGATTGGTTCGATATTTTGTGCCGGAATTCTTTCAGCCATAATCACAACCTAAGCATCTCCGGAGGTTCACAAAAAGTAACATACAACGCTTCATTCGGTTACTCATCAAGCCATGGTACTCAAAAAGGGGATGATATGACACAATTCACCTCCCGATTGAATGTCAATACACAATTCACTAAATCTTTGTCAATTACCTTTAACTTGAGCGGTTCTTTCAGCGACAAGAAAGGATACGGTCCGGGAGTTAACCCTCAAAGTTACGCAAATCAGACAAGTCGGGCTATCCCCGTTTACGATGAAAATGGGAAACGAGTATTTTATAAACGATATTACGAGTATCAATTAAATAGAAGCGGACAACTCGAATACGGATACAATATCCTGAACGAAATGGAGAACAGTTACTCTAAAAACAACTCTAAGAATTTTAACGTATCTATCAACGCAGATTGGAGTATCACAGATTGGCTAAAATACCAATTCGTCGGGAGTATTGCATACAGTACCAATAATTCAGAATCATTCGCGGGAGAAAAGACTTCTTACATCGAGAGAAACTATCGCGGTTACGCCTATGGAACGGAGCCTTCTGGATCTGCCAGATTCAATGCAGCATTATTACCATTCGGAGGAGAATTGGCAACCAACGTAATAAATAACACATCTTACAATATGCAACATAAAGTTGTATTCTCTCGTACCATCAACGAAATTCATCGGCTCAACGCCATGGCAGCCATGGAAATCCGCTCTGGAGAGAATAAAAATAATACAAACACGGTTTGGGGATACGTACCCGAAAGAGGCGAAATCCTTGTCAGTCCCACGTACCCGACAGAAATAACACCTGTTGGCGGAACCGTTCCCATTTCCTGGGGAGCATTAGATAAACTATACCAAGGTGGTTGGAAAAATACGACGATTACAAACAACTATGTATCATTTTTCGTCACATTTGCCTACTCTCTAAAAGATCGCTACGTGTTTAACGCTAATGTTAGGTCGGATGCATCAAACCGATTCGGACAAGATGCCAACAAACAATTCGACCCCACTTATTCTTTCGGTATATCCTGGAGGATGGCTGAAGAAGAATTTGTTAAAACTTATCTTCCCTGGCTCAATCAACTGAATTTACGTGCCACGTATGGGGTTCAAGGAAATGTTGTGACCTCTATAAGTCCGGACCTTATCACCCAATACCAAGGAATTTTGCCTGGTTACAACGAATACTATTTAACCATATCAAGCCTACCCAACCCTCTATTAAAATGGGAACGGACAAAGACTTGGAACTTGGGACTGGATCTACAATTATTTAATGGCATAAGCATGAGTTTGGAATACTACGGTAGACGTTCAAATGCCATTATCAATCAAGATATTGCCCAAGAATATGGTATGAACGCCATGAAATTGAACGGGGGACGCATTCACAATCACGGGTTAGAATACTCCGTGAATATAACTCCCTATCAAAGAAAAGATTTCGTATGGACAATAGGTATCAATGCATCTAAAAACTGGAACAGAACTCAAAATAATGACATTCGAACCAAGGCAGATAAAATAACCAAAAGTAATTTCCTCACGGGTAGCAGTGATCGTTTCTTAAAGAAAGGTTACCCGCTTAGTGCATTTTGGTCATATTCTTTTGCCGGCTTGGACCCGGAAACAGGTTACCCGACATTTAATCTGATTGATTTCGAAGAAGCAGATCCGGACATTGATCCCACTACATTCTTGGTCTATTCCGGTCAAAAAGATCCTTACTTCACAGGAGGTGTCAACACACGTGCCCGTTACAAGAGTTTTTCATTAGGAGTAAATTTTTCCGTGTTACTTGGAGCCAAAAAACGTCTTCCTAATCCTTATCAGAATTTTAGTCACGGGAAATTGCCTGATCCTTTTTACAATTTATCGAAAGACCTGTTAAAACGGTGGCAAAAAACGGGAGACGAAAAACACACGATTTATCCGGCCTTATATACATCTGTCGAAGATCTATACAATATTCAACTCCCGGACGGTACCATGTCAAATTCCATCTATGACATGTGGGGACAATCTGACGCCATGGTTGTTAATGCTTCTTTTTTACGTTGTACTCAAATCTCCCTATCTTGGAACATGCCCAAGCAAATATGTTCCAAATTCGGAGCGACCAATTGTTCTATCAGTGCAAACGTGAATAACCCGTTTGTTATAGGTAGTAGCCGTTTTAATGGTTTTGACCCAGAGTTAGGAGATAGTGTTATGCCCAAAATCTTCTCGTTCGGTTTAAGTGTAGGATTTTAA
- a CDS encoding RagB/SusD family nutrient uptake outer membrane protein: MKQQIIFIIIISLILGGCGDFLEPKSKSEFVPKDANSMHELLLGEAYPRNDITGLNIFLYLLDDDVTSAPYQELNIGSDANAWWAPYSWQSNMYEVMDEAGVTTFNIYKSYYTLILGANAVLDYIADINDDINTINSVKAQALALRGYFYFNLVNIFGAPYNSNKKALGVPLKLNSGIEESELKRNTVEEVYTQILNDLLEAERLYQSLPTDQQWQANYRTSLPMVQLLLSRVYLYMEQWEKAATYANNVIQNENFRLLDLKTIDFDSASPSYINYHSYTNSTEVIWVYGNVTDVTRYVYNISAGKEGRPFFRASEELMKSFDETAGDLRKDRYIIRSSYEITNANNEVEAMPSAFGKVNVSPSRYYQPTGGTGIFGRSFRLSEAYLNSCEANAMLNKSRGNANAGREALRLLNELRTYRFPSDYQEKNISDPDELITFIQDERRRELCFEDHRWFDLRRWGMKEIKHTWFPDATSTIVYTLQKNDLGYTLPLPPDALELNNLLEQNPLAPSPRNGSLTSN, translated from the coding sequence ATGAAACAACAAATCATATTTATCATTATTATCAGTTTGATTTTAGGAGGGTGCGGAGATTTTCTAGAACCCAAATCCAAAAGTGAATTTGTACCCAAGGATGCAAATTCCATGCATGAACTTCTATTGGGAGAAGCTTACCCTCGCAATGACATCACGGGATTAAACATTTTCCTTTATCTATTAGATGACGATGTTACTTCTGCTCCTTATCAAGAACTCAATATCGGCTCAGACGCTAATGCCTGGTGGGCTCCTTATTCTTGGCAATCGAACATGTACGAGGTCATGGATGAAGCCGGGGTAACCACATTCAATATTTATAAAAGTTATTACACTTTAATACTGGGAGCCAACGCCGTTTTGGATTACATTGCTGACATAAATGATGATATAAACACGATTAATTCCGTAAAGGCCCAAGCATTAGCTCTTCGTGGATACTTTTACTTCAACTTGGTCAACATTTTCGGAGCACCTTATAATAGCAATAAAAAAGCATTAGGAGTTCCTCTAAAATTAAACAGTGGAATTGAAGAATCCGAATTAAAAAGAAATACAGTAGAAGAAGTTTATACACAAATATTAAATGACCTTCTAGAAGCAGAACGCTTGTACCAGTCATTACCCACAGACCAACAATGGCAAGCGAACTATAGAACAAGTCTTCCCATGGTACAACTACTCCTTTCCAGAGTCTATTTATACATGGAACAATGGGAAAAAGCAGCAACTTACGCCAACAACGTTATCCAGAACGAGAATTTTCGTCTCTTGGATCTAAAAACAATTGACTTCGATTCTGCCTCTCCCTCTTATATAAATTACCACTCCTACACCAACTCAACCGAAGTGATTTGGGTATACGGGAATGTAACAGACGTTACTCGTTATGTTTACAATATAAGCGCGGGAAAAGAAGGACGTCCATTTTTCAGAGCCTCGGAGGAACTGATGAAAAGTTTTGACGAAACAGCAGGAGACCTACGTAAAGACCGTTACATTATTCGCAGTTCGTATGAAATCACTAACGCAAACAATGAAGTAGAAGCAATGCCTTCTGCATTCGGGAAAGTGAATGTAAGTCCTTCCAGATATTATCAACCAACGGGAGGAACCGGCATCTTCGGTAGAAGTTTTCGCCTGTCTGAGGCTTATTTAAATTCTTGTGAAGCAAATGCCATGTTAAATAAGTCTAGAGGAAATGCAAATGCGGGAAGAGAAGCACTACGTTTACTAAATGAACTTCGGACATACCGCTTCCCTTCAGATTATCAGGAAAAAAACATTTCTGATCCGGATGAATTAATCACGTTTATACAGGACGAACGACGTCGAGAATTATGTTTCGAAGATCACCGATGGTTTGATTTACGCCGTTGGGGAATGAAAGAAATTAAACACACATGGTTTCCGGATGCAACCTCTACAATCGTCTACACATTACAAAAGAATGATCTCGGGTACACCCTACCTTTACCTCCGGATGCGTTGGAGTTAAATAACCTGCTGGAACAAAATCCGCTGGCACCCTCTCCTCGCAACGGTAGTTTAACCTCTAATTAA
- a CDS encoding FecR family protein: MKWNSLFDKSEWLFRQLLNKEEEIPCEDSSLKDLARKLSDDQYLHKRIEEQERFDYLKAYHKNIVTSKKVIISSYLKIACILLLLIGSGTFLYIWQKQNTPQYGNEMYFTDIHPGKQQALLITHDGQKVKLNRDSRQIIRQDGTIIQIDTTGLHYTPSAQVPTGIIYNTLVIPRGGEFFLTLSDGTKVWLNSDSRLEYPVNFADSVREVTISGEAYFEVNHTDTPFIVKTDKGDIRVLGTEFNVNNYPKSREAVTTLVNGKIAYCLPDGKQLILTPNQQITINANGQTEIKTVDMRYATSWKNGMFLFQEMRLEDIMNQLERWYDIHVFYTHERAKNLHFSGDLSRFKNIGTFIEMFEKSSDLKIEVQGKNLIIGM, from the coding sequence ATGAAATGGAACTCTTTATTTGATAAGTCCGAATGGCTATTTCGACAACTCCTAAACAAGGAGGAAGAAATCCCATGCGAGGATTCTAGTTTGAAAGATCTTGCTCGAAAATTATCAGACGATCAGTATCTTCACAAAAGGATAGAGGAACAAGAACGGTTTGACTATCTCAAAGCATACCATAAAAATATTGTTACCTCGAAAAAAGTAATCATATCCTCCTATCTCAAGATTGCCTGCATTCTTTTGCTTCTAATCGGCTCGGGAACATTCTTGTATATTTGGCAAAAACAAAATACCCCTCAATATGGTAACGAAATGTATTTTACTGATATACATCCCGGGAAGCAACAAGCATTACTAATCACGCACGATGGACAAAAAGTAAAATTAAATCGGGATTCCAGGCAAATAATAAGGCAAGACGGGACCATCATCCAAATCGACACAACAGGTTTACATTATACCCCATCAGCCCAAGTCCCGACGGGAATTATCTACAACACATTAGTAATTCCACGGGGTGGAGAATTTTTCCTAACCTTATCCGACGGAACAAAAGTATGGTTAAACTCCGATTCCCGGCTAGAATATCCCGTCAATTTCGCCGATTCGGTACGGGAAGTAACTATATCCGGAGAAGCATATTTTGAGGTAAACCACACGGACACTCCTTTTATCGTAAAAACCGACAAAGGTGATATTCGTGTTCTTGGAACAGAATTCAACGTGAACAATTACCCCAAAAGCCGGGAAGCCGTGACCACTCTTGTCAACGGGAAAATCGCCTATTGTTTACCTGATGGGAAGCAACTTATCTTGACCCCGAACCAACAGATTACCATAAACGCCAACGGGCAAACAGAAATTAAGACTGTAGATATGCGATATGCCACCTCTTGGAAAAACGGTATGTTTTTATTCCAAGAAATGAGACTGGAAGATATCATGAACCAACTTGAAAGATGGTATGACATCCATGTTTTCTATACGCACGAAAGAGCTAAAAATCTACACTTCTCCGGTGATTTAAGTCGTTTCAAGAATATCGGTACATTCATCGAGATGTTCGAGAAAAGCTCGGATTTAAAAATAGAGGTTCAAGGGAAAAATTTGATTATTGGAATGTAA
- a CDS encoding RNA polymerase sigma factor — translation MIKFDKFIQGINNKDPRAWKELYRFYYGALCNYSSSIINEASVAEDIVQECLIMVWKSDLYFQDIKILTSYLYKSIYNNTLKYIRDKKVEDKRKSEWSLTLSEVEDDLFYMAVEEDVIRQLRAVIALLPDQRKIILQLSLEGLSVQEIAQRLGISINTVKTQKKRAYAFLKANLKHYFSLLVLLEILK, via the coding sequence ATGATAAAATTCGATAAATTTATACAAGGAATAAACAATAAAGATCCCCGTGCCTGGAAGGAACTATATCGTTTTTATTACGGAGCATTATGTAATTACTCTTCTTCTATTATAAACGAAGCAAGTGTCGCAGAAGACATCGTTCAAGAATGTTTGATTATGGTCTGGAAATCGGATTTGTATTTCCAAGACATTAAAATACTGACATCCTATTTATACAAATCCATTTACAATAATACATTAAAATACATCCGGGACAAAAAAGTTGAAGACAAACGAAAATCAGAATGGAGTTTAACACTATCAGAAGTCGAAGATGATCTCTTTTACATGGCGGTAGAAGAAGACGTCATTCGTCAACTCCGGGCTGTGATAGCCCTTCTGCCCGATCAACGAAAAATAATATTACAATTAAGCCTCGAAGGATTATCTGTTCAAGAAATTGCCCAGCGATTAGGAATAAGTATCAACACGGTAAAAACCCAGAAAAAAAGAGCATACGCGTTTTTAAAAGCAAACTTGAAGCATTATTTCAGCCTACTCGTGTTACTGGAAATCTTGAAATAA